The DNA region ACCAGGATCTCCAAGTTCCATACCCTGACAATTGTTCTGACATATTCAGACAGCACCGCCCAATAGAGTTTGTCAGAGCCGATGGCGCGTCGGATAAAGAACGCCCCANAGAACGCCGCAGAATCTCTCCCACAATCTTCATCCCTGCAAGAGCTTCACCGTGAAGAAGGAGGAAAAGGGAAATGTGAGTTTTTGCTTTGAGCTTTCTGATGACTCTATTGAACTCTAATTCAAAGATACTTGCGAATTCCTGCTGCTATAACAGGGATGGGGATGTCGTAGAGGAACATGATGTAGGAGATGACCAAGAAGTCGACGTAGCTTCTGTGATTGGGCATCAGGATGACAGGATTCTCCTGAGTGGCTTGATGAAgctaaagtcataaaaatggaccaaaaaattaaaatgcaacaaaaaactcaaatgacaAACAAGCAAGCACGAGTTTAAAacctactctgatgaaaattgtttttagtgttcttaacatgttctgggaacgctttaaaattacatcaaagatgatcagagtgggtttttagtTGGATGTGATACC from Oryzias melastigma strain HK-1 unplaced genomic scaffold, ASM292280v2 sc03545, whole genome shotgun sequence includes:
- the LOC118598567 gene encoding dihydroxyacetone phosphate acyltransferase-like, with product MELSAEEVQEEARGILGEMSQNLQLGFIRLMAYTFNKVFKRLYSSIFVNMEGLNRLHQATQENPVILMPNHRSYVDFLVISYIMFLYDIPIPVIAAGIPLAGMKIVGEILRRSXGRSLSDAPSALTNSIGR